In Paenibacillus larvae subsp. larvae, the following proteins share a genomic window:
- the folD gene encoding bifunctional methylenetetrahydrofolate dehydrogenase/methenyltetrahydrofolate cyclohydrolase FolD: protein MAGQVINGKELVSSIREEIKTEAAKLTEAGIRPGLAVVIVGDDPASHIYVNNKAKACEQVGIYSKVFRLPEATKQEELLALIQKLNEDNRIHGILVQSPLPSHLNEEEVVDHIDPRKDVDCFHPVNVGNLMIGKPGFLPCTPAGVIEILKRTGIDIAGKHAVVVGRSNIVGKPMALLLLREHATVTVCHSRTPNMEEITRQADILVVAVGKANLIRSHHVKPGAVVIDVGMNRNEHNKLTGDVNFGEAKEICSYITPVPGCVGPMTITMLLKNTLQSAVKHLPPGISE, encoded by the coding sequence TTGGCAGGACAAGTTATTAACGGAAAAGAACTCGTAAGTTCCATTCGGGAAGAAATCAAGACGGAAGCTGCAAAACTGACAGAAGCGGGCATCAGGCCGGGATTGGCCGTAGTAATTGTCGGGGATGATCCCGCTTCCCATATTTATGTCAACAATAAGGCTAAAGCATGTGAACAAGTGGGCATATACTCCAAAGTATTCCGTTTACCTGAAGCTACAAAACAGGAAGAATTGCTTGCTTTGATCCAAAAGCTGAACGAGGACAATCGCATTCACGGTATTCTGGTGCAATCCCCGCTTCCGTCTCACTTGAACGAAGAGGAAGTTGTAGATCACATTGATCCCCGCAAAGACGTTGACTGTTTTCATCCTGTTAATGTAGGAAATCTTATGATCGGTAAACCGGGATTTCTTCCCTGTACGCCGGCGGGCGTGATCGAAATTTTAAAGAGAACCGGTATTGATATAGCCGGCAAGCATGCGGTAGTAGTAGGACGAAGCAATATTGTCGGTAAACCGATGGCTCTTTTGCTTCTGCGTGAGCATGCGACAGTTACGGTCTGTCACTCCCGGACTCCAAATATGGAGGAAATCACCCGCCAGGCTGATATTTTGGTAGTGGCAGTCGGCAAGGCAAACCTGATCCGCAGTCATCATGTAAAACCGGGTGCCGTGGTGATAGATGTGGGCATGAACAGGAACGAGCACAATAAACTTACCGGAGATGTCAATTTTGGGGAGGCCAAAGAGATCTGCAGTTATATCACTCCGGTACCGGGCTGTGTAGGACCTATGACGATTACCATGCTGCTGAAGAACACCCTCCAATCCGCCGTTAAACATCTGCCGCCGGGTATAAGTGAGTGA
- the xseA gene encoding exodeoxyribonuclease VII large subunit produces the protein MAIKERKILSVKELNRYMKMKLESDSVLQDVWVRGEISNFTHHSSGHMYFTLKDKDSRLKSIMFASQNQRLSFRPKEGTMVLARGNISVYERDGQYQFYVQQMQPDGMGNLYLAFEQLKKKLESEGLFALERKKPIPKYPKAIGVVTSPTGAAVRDIIITLQRRFPSVPVYLYPVLVQGAQAAPSITKAIDAMNRDGEVDVLIVGRGGGSLEELWAFNEELVARSIFASAIPVISAVGHETDFTIADFVADLRAATPTAAAELAVPHKLELQQQLDQYRQRLHQGLLKRLERGRDRLERLRRSPFFVHPRRQLTQQPLERLDRVREQLAFRMQKKLSAAGDCHLRLEKRLSAFNPKEQVVYARRCSDAAGRALILAIQGIYKSNRRELGAVMRQLDALSPLKVMQRGYSLVYDEQEKQLIKSLDQVQIGDVVKIKLTDGRLGCHIWSMEENKDAE, from the coding sequence ATGGCGATAAAAGAACGGAAAATTCTGTCGGTCAAGGAATTAAACCGTTATATGAAAATGAAGCTGGAGAGTGACTCCGTTCTTCAGGATGTTTGGGTACGTGGAGAAATCTCCAACTTTACCCATCATTCCAGCGGACATATGTATTTTACATTGAAGGATAAGGATAGCCGCCTGAAGAGCATTATGTTTGCGTCACAAAATCAGCGCCTGTCTTTTAGACCGAAAGAAGGTACAATGGTGCTGGCCCGTGGCAATATTTCCGTTTATGAACGTGATGGACAATACCAGTTCTACGTTCAGCAGATGCAGCCGGACGGAATGGGGAATTTGTATCTGGCCTTCGAACAGCTGAAAAAAAAGCTGGAATCGGAAGGCTTGTTTGCCTTAGAGCGCAAAAAGCCCATTCCTAAGTATCCGAAAGCTATCGGTGTTGTCACATCGCCTACGGGTGCTGCCGTACGGGATATTATCATCACGCTGCAAAGAAGGTTCCCTTCGGTGCCGGTATACCTGTACCCTGTTCTTGTGCAGGGGGCACAGGCGGCCCCGTCGATCACCAAGGCGATCGACGCCATGAACCGCGACGGTGAAGTCGATGTACTGATTGTCGGCCGGGGCGGGGGATCGCTCGAAGAGTTATGGGCGTTCAACGAGGAACTCGTTGCCCGCAGTATCTTCGCTTCCGCGATCCCTGTCATTTCGGCCGTCGGACATGAGACTGACTTCACCATCGCAGACTTCGTCGCCGATCTGAGGGCGGCGACGCCGACAGCCGCTGCGGAGTTGGCCGTGCCGCACAAGCTTGAGCTGCAGCAGCAGCTCGACCAGTACAGGCAGCGGCTCCACCAGGGGCTGCTAAAGCGGCTCGAACGCGGAAGGGACAGGCTGGAGCGGCTGCGGCGCTCCCCCTTCTTTGTCCATCCGCGGCGCCAGCTTACTCAGCAGCCCCTGGAGAGGCTGGACCGCGTGCGGGAGCAGCTTGCCTTCCGTATGCAAAAGAAGCTTTCTGCAGCAGGAGACTGCCACCTTAGACTGGAGAAAAGGCTATCCGCCTTCAATCCGAAAGAGCAGGTAGTCTATGCCCGAAGATGTAGTGATGCGGCAGGGCGTGCCCTAATACTGGCTATACAGGGGATATACAAGTCGAACCGGCGGGAACTTGGCGCCGTTATGCGCCAACTGGACGCGCTCAGCCCGCTGAAAGTAATGCAGCGCGGATACAGCCTTGTTTATGATGAACAGGAAAAGCAATTAATCAAATCGCTGGATCAGGTACAGATCGGCGATGTTGTAAAAATAAAACTGACCGATGGCCGGCTCGGTTGTCATATCTGGTCGATGGAGGAGAACAAGGATGCCGAATGA
- the xseB gene encoding exodeoxyribonuclease VII small subunit produces MPNEENTVSFEEAIEKLEAIVARLESGDVPLEQAIELYQEGMKLSHLCGKKLEQVEKKIDMLVESEAGLIKKPFEPSLGDKIE; encoded by the coding sequence ATGCCGAATGAGGAAAACACAGTAAGCTTTGAAGAAGCCATAGAGAAGCTGGAAGCCATTGTTGCCCGGCTTGAAAGCGGAGATGTTCCTCTTGAGCAGGCCATCGAGCTGTATCAGGAAGGAATGAAACTTTCCCATCTCTGTGGGAAAAAGTTGGAGCAGGTTGAAAAGAAAATAGACATGCTGGTAGAAAGTGAAGCCGGTCTGATCAAAAAGCCTTTCGAGCCTTCCTTGGGGGACAAGATCGAATGA
- a CDS encoding polyprenyl synthetase family protein — MNNMGSIQAYLQTRARQVEEALEGSLPVQWEFPADLRESMLYSLMAGGKRIRPVLVLAAVESFGLAPEKVMPVACAIEIIHTYSLIHDDLPAMDNDDYRRGKPTNHKKFGEAMAILAGDALLTHAFYSVTQAARQGGFSAEQVLAVVEEISVYAGARGMVGGQAADMQGVQGITRLEELEYIHACKTSDLIICSLRAGAILAGADEKQLRALTVFGSCIGMAFQIMDDILDVAGDEAKLGKPVKSDEKQKKVTYPYFIGLKASRDKVKGLTEQGKQALLEANLSNPEYLIGIADYLLQRDR, encoded by the coding sequence ATAAATAATATGGGGTCTATTCAAGCATATTTACAAACCCGTGCCCGCCAGGTTGAAGAAGCTCTGGAAGGGTCTTTGCCTGTACAATGGGAGTTTCCGGCTGATCTCCGGGAATCTATGCTTTATTCCTTAATGGCAGGAGGCAAACGAATCAGACCGGTCCTCGTACTTGCAGCGGTAGAAAGCTTTGGACTAGCTCCTGAGAAGGTCATGCCGGTAGCCTGCGCTATTGAAATAATTCATACTTACTCCCTGATTCACGATGATCTGCCGGCTATGGATAATGATGATTATCGTAGGGGCAAGCCGACTAACCATAAAAAATTCGGGGAGGCCATGGCTATTCTGGCGGGAGATGCTCTTCTGACACATGCTTTTTACAGCGTGACACAAGCTGCCCGGCAAGGTGGTTTTTCTGCGGAACAGGTGCTGGCCGTTGTTGAGGAAATATCTGTCTACGCAGGAGCAAGAGGAATGGTCGGCGGACAAGCTGCCGATATGCAGGGAGTGCAGGGTATCACGCGGCTGGAAGAACTGGAGTACATTCATGCCTGCAAGACCAGTGATCTGATTATATGCAGCTTACGTGCAGGAGCCATACTTGCCGGGGCGGATGAGAAGCAGCTGCGTGCGCTTACAGTCTTCGGTTCCTGTATCGGCATGGCCTTTCAAATTATGGATGATATACTTGACGTGGCCGGAGACGAAGCCAAGCTTGGAAAACCGGTGAAAAGTGACGAGAAACAGAAAAAGGTCACCTATCCTTATTTTATTGGGCTTAAAGCATCCAGGGATAAAGTAAAAGGGTTGACGGAACAAGGAAAACAAGCGCTGCTTGAAGCAAATTTAAGCAACCCCGAATACTTAATAGGAATCGCTGATTATCTTTTGCAAAGAGACCGTTGA
- the dxs gene encoding 1-deoxy-D-xylulose-5-phosphate synthase, with the protein MLLDRINQPDDLKGLSLEELEQLSGEIRQFLIEKLSLSGGHLSSNLGIVELTIALHTLYNSPKDKFIFDVGHQSYVHKILTGRKDQFDTLRKYKGMCGFIKRSESEHDIWEAGHSSTSLSAAMGMAVARDFRGEKDKIIAIIGDGAMTGGMALEAMNHIGHEQRKMMVILNDNEMSIAPNVGALHNYLTKIRSDKHYRKAKEEVESLLKKIPAIGGTLAKTAEKFKDSLKYLLVSGVWFEELGFKYFGPVDGHNIHQLMETMKQAERVDGPVLIHVVTKKGKGYTPAEKDSHKWHGAGPYKIESGQILKSVGNPMYTEVFGNTLIELAEKDDRIVTITPAMPGGSGLMKFAERFPDRMVDVGIAEQHAATFSAGLATEGLKPVFAVYSTFMQRAYDQIVHDICRPNLNVTFAIDRAGFVGPDGETHQGVFDIGFMRTLPNMVLMMPKDENELRHMMKTALEYDDGPIAYRYARTNGLGLELDKELRSIPIGSWEVIREGQSAAVLAVGPMVQVAEEAAEQLIKDGIQLRVINARFIKPMDEAMLLQLAQENLPLITLEEGAQLGGFGSGVLEFYAEQGIYGMRIKTMGVPDYFVEHGSIREQRCEVGLTSDNIILQVKSFLSRRHNKRAQ; encoded by the coding sequence GTGCTGCTCGATCGAATCAATCAGCCTGATGATCTAAAGGGATTATCCCTTGAAGAATTGGAACAGCTGTCCGGGGAGATCCGCCAATTTCTTATCGAAAAGCTGTCCCTTTCCGGCGGTCATCTGTCTTCCAACTTAGGTATAGTAGAGCTTACCATTGCCCTTCATACGTTATACAACAGTCCGAAAGACAAGTTCATTTTTGATGTGGGCCACCAGTCTTATGTCCATAAAATTTTGACAGGTCGGAAGGATCAATTTGATACACTGCGCAAGTATAAGGGCATGTGCGGCTTTATCAAGCGTTCGGAAAGCGAACATGATATTTGGGAGGCGGGACATAGCAGTACCTCGCTTTCAGCTGCGATGGGGATGGCGGTTGCCCGGGATTTTAGAGGGGAGAAGGATAAAATTATCGCCATTATTGGAGACGGAGCCATGACCGGAGGAATGGCCCTTGAAGCCATGAACCACATAGGGCATGAACAACGGAAGATGATGGTTATCCTGAACGATAATGAGATGTCCATTGCCCCGAATGTAGGTGCTCTCCATAATTATTTGACAAAAATTCGTTCCGACAAGCATTACCGCAAGGCCAAAGAAGAAGTGGAAAGTCTGCTGAAGAAAATTCCGGCTATAGGCGGAACGCTTGCCAAAACAGCAGAGAAATTCAAGGACAGCCTGAAATATCTGCTTGTTTCCGGAGTCTGGTTTGAGGAACTCGGATTTAAATATTTTGGCCCTGTTGACGGTCACAATATCCATCAGCTGATGGAGACAATGAAACAGGCTGAACGTGTGGACGGGCCAGTCTTGATTCATGTTGTGACGAAGAAGGGAAAAGGCTATACACCGGCTGAGAAGGATTCGCACAAATGGCATGGAGCCGGTCCTTACAAAATTGAGTCAGGGCAGATCCTGAAATCTGTCGGAAACCCCATGTATACGGAAGTGTTCGGAAATACCCTGATTGAACTGGCTGAAAAGGATGACCGAATTGTCACCATTACACCTGCAATGCCAGGCGGATCAGGACTTATGAAATTTGCCGAACGCTTTCCGGATCGTATGGTCGATGTAGGAATCGCTGAACAGCATGCGGCTACATTCAGTGCAGGTCTTGCCACTGAAGGGCTGAAACCGGTATTTGCCGTTTATTCCACTTTCATGCAGCGGGCTTATGACCAGATCGTACATGATATTTGCCGCCCGAATCTGAACGTGACGTTTGCCATTGACCGCGCCGGCTTCGTCGGTCCTGACGGGGAAACCCATCAAGGGGTATTTGATATCGGATTTATGCGGACACTGCCTAATATGGTGCTGATGATGCCCAAGGATGAGAACGAGCTTCGGCATATGATGAAGACGGCTCTTGAGTATGATGACGGACCCATCGCTTACCGTTACGCCCGAACCAACGGACTAGGCCTTGAATTGGATAAAGAGCTGAGATCCATTCCTATCGGAAGCTGGGAAGTGATCCGTGAAGGTCAGTCCGCCGCCGTATTGGCAGTAGGGCCTATGGTTCAAGTAGCAGAGGAAGCTGCTGAACAGCTTATAAAAGACGGGATTCAGCTTAGAGTGATTAATGCGCGGTTCATTAAACCTATGGATGAAGCGATGCTGCTTCAGTTGGCACAGGAGAATCTTCCTTTGATTACTTTGGAAGAAGGGGCTCAGCTGGGAGGATTCGGCAGCGGTGTATTGGAATTTTATGCGGAGCAAGGCATCTATGGAATGCGAATCAAGACCATGGGGGTACCGGATTATTTTGTCGAGCATGGCTCTATCAGAGAGCAGCGCTGCGAAGTCGGACTCACATCTGATAATATCATTCTTCAAGTAAAGTCTTTTTTATCAAGAAGGCATAATAAACGAGCCCAATAA
- a CDS encoding TlyA family RNA methyltransferase: MAMSDKERIDVLLVEQGYYESREKAKAAIMAGLVFVNEESVDKPGIKICRKADIRVKGAVHPYVSRGGLKLEKALKLFSIDVTGAVMLDIGSSTGGFTDCALQHGASYVYAIDVGYNQLDWSLRSDERVNVMERTNFRYLTSADLQGPKPNFATIDVSFISLKIILPPLKQILGNFGEVVALIKPQFEAGREKVGKSGVVRDPAVHVQVIEEVVEFAETIGFFMKGLTFSPITGGEGNIEFLVYLACNPEDPLIVKETIQAAAKQVVQESGALRPGNSSS, from the coding sequence ATGGCAATGTCAGATAAAGAACGTATTGATGTGCTTCTAGTGGAGCAGGGATATTATGAAAGCAGGGAAAAAGCCAAGGCCGCCATCATGGCAGGCCTTGTTTTTGTGAATGAAGAATCTGTGGACAAACCAGGGATAAAAATATGCCGGAAAGCGGATATACGGGTGAAAGGAGCTGTTCACCCTTATGTCAGCCGCGGAGGTTTGAAACTGGAAAAGGCGTTAAAACTGTTTTCGATAGACGTTACAGGGGCTGTGATGCTTGATATCGGATCTTCAACGGGAGGATTTACCGATTGCGCACTGCAGCATGGAGCTTCCTATGTATATGCTATTGATGTGGGATATAACCAGCTTGACTGGTCATTGCGGAGTGATGAACGTGTAAATGTGATGGAACGAACCAATTTCCGCTATTTGACTTCGGCTGATTTACAGGGGCCGAAACCGAATTTTGCTACGATTGACGTCTCCTTCATCTCTTTAAAAATCATTCTCCCTCCCCTTAAGCAAATACTGGGGAATTTTGGAGAAGTGGTTGCTTTAATTAAACCCCAATTTGAAGCCGGGCGGGAAAAAGTAGGTAAATCCGGGGTTGTGCGTGATCCGGCTGTACATGTGCAGGTTATTGAAGAAGTGGTTGAGTTTGCTGAAACTATTGGTTTTTTTATGAAAGGACTAACCTTTTCTCCCATAACCGGCGGTGAAGGAAATATTGAGTTTCTGGTCTATCTTGCCTGCAACCCGGAAGACCCTTTAATCGTAAAAGAAACTATACAGGCAGCTGCCAAGCAGGTGGTTCAAGAATCCGGGGCACTGCGGCCGGGAAACTCATCTTCATGA
- the ahrC gene encoding transcriptional regulator AhrC/ArgR, with translation MKGQRHVKIREIITNNEIETQDELVESLRQSGFNVTQATVSRDIKELHLIKVPLPDGRYKYSMPADQRFNPVQRLKRALADHFVQIDYTENMIVMKCLPGTANTICALIDNMEWSEIMGSICGDDTVLLIIRNKEQTSHVVNQILSLM, from the coding sequence ATGAAAGGACAACGCCATGTCAAGATCAGAGAAATTATAACGAATAATGAGATTGAAACCCAGGATGAACTGGTGGAGTCCCTCCGGCAGTCCGGGTTTAATGTGACGCAAGCGACTGTCTCCAGGGATATTAAAGAGCTGCATTTGATTAAAGTGCCTCTTCCTGATGGCCGGTACAAATATTCGATGCCGGCAGATCAGCGTTTTAATCCAGTGCAGCGGTTAAAGCGGGCCTTGGCGGACCATTTCGTTCAAATTGATTATACGGAAAATATGATTGTCATGAAGTGCCTTCCTGGTACAGCTAATACCATATGTGCTCTAATTGATAACATGGAGTGGTCTGAAATAATGGGTTCCATTTGCGGAGATGATACAGTTTTGCTTATTATCCGCAATAAAGAACAAACCTCTCATGTAGTCAACCAAATATTATCCTTAATGTAA
- the recN gene encoding DNA repair protein RecN, translating into MLTELSIRNLAVVEYVHLVFRQGFHVLTGETGAGKSMIIDALGLIVGGRSSSELVRHGCDRTEIEAVFELPVSHPVWEVLDKLGIMARTDEQLIIRRDVTAQGKSSSRINGQLVNLTMLREVGNWLVNLHGQHEHQSLLKVEEHIHQLDVYGEREIGKAKADYQKTYNIYIKLRRELSELEENSKQSLQMLDLYRFQIEEIAAAGLKEGEDLWLQDEKRKLSNAEKLYQHVAESYDLIYGGNQGLDAISGVVHKLQDITRLDARQLEPLLEQIQSAFYQLEDAAYQLRDYRDQVEFNPDRLQEIEERLDLIANLRRKYGDDVSEILEYMDKIKRELDLIENKDEVIQKVKEQLLKQEEELIHKAVRLSSVRKQVAKQLALEIESELKDLHMERTQFEIHIESVSDPKGIEVNGELLKFTREGIDEVEFLMAPNPGEPLRGLSKIASGGELSRIMLALKAIFARMEQIPVLIFDEVDTGVSGRAAQAIAEKLSYLSENCQVFSITHLPQVACMADVHFYIHKEIHDDRTFTKVEDLNENGRIRELARMLGGVEVTDTTLHHAQEMIDMAKVKKTRNV; encoded by the coding sequence ATGCTTACAGAGCTGTCAATCCGTAATTTAGCGGTAGTCGAGTATGTTCATTTGGTGTTCCGCCAAGGTTTTCATGTGCTTACAGGAGAAACCGGAGCAGGAAAATCGATGATTATCGATGCGCTCGGGTTAATTGTAGGAGGCAGAAGTTCTTCAGAGCTGGTCCGCCATGGGTGTGACAGGACAGAGATTGAAGCCGTATTTGAGCTGCCCGTTTCTCACCCCGTATGGGAGGTTCTGGACAAGCTGGGGATTATGGCCCGGACAGACGAACAATTAATTATCCGCAGAGATGTAACGGCTCAAGGTAAAAGCTCCAGCCGCATTAACGGCCAGCTTGTGAATCTGACAATGCTCCGTGAAGTTGGAAATTGGCTGGTGAACCTTCATGGACAGCACGAGCATCAATCCTTACTTAAAGTAGAAGAACATATTCATCAGCTTGATGTGTATGGTGAAAGGGAAATAGGGAAAGCTAAAGCCGATTACCAAAAAACATACAATATTTATATAAAGCTTCGCCGGGAGCTTTCCGAACTGGAGGAAAACAGTAAACAATCTCTGCAAATGCTTGATTTATACAGGTTTCAGATTGAGGAGATTGCGGCGGCCGGGCTGAAGGAAGGAGAAGACCTTTGGCTGCAGGACGAGAAGCGCAAATTGTCCAATGCCGAAAAACTGTATCAGCATGTCGCCGAATCTTATGATCTCATTTACGGAGGCAACCAGGGGCTGGATGCAATCAGTGGTGTTGTTCATAAACTTCAGGACATCACCAGACTGGATGCCAGACAACTTGAGCCTTTGCTAGAGCAAATTCAATCTGCATTTTATCAGCTTGAAGATGCCGCATATCAGCTTCGGGATTACCGGGATCAAGTGGAATTCAATCCGGACAGGCTGCAAGAAATTGAGGAGAGATTAGACCTTATTGCTAATTTACGCCGGAAGTATGGAGACGATGTATCAGAAATTCTGGAATATATGGATAAAATCAAGCGGGAACTGGATTTAATCGAGAATAAAGATGAAGTCATCCAGAAAGTCAAGGAACAATTGTTAAAGCAGGAAGAAGAGCTTATTCATAAAGCGGTCAGGCTTTCTTCCGTAAGAAAACAAGTTGCCAAGCAGCTGGCTCTGGAAATAGAGTCAGAACTGAAAGATCTCCATATGGAGAGAACCCAGTTCGAGATTCATATCGAATCCGTCTCGGACCCAAAAGGAATAGAAGTAAATGGGGAACTGCTCAAATTTACACGCGAAGGAATAGATGAAGTTGAATTTCTTATGGCGCCCAATCCCGGGGAACCCCTTCGCGGCTTAAGTAAAATTGCTTCAGGTGGGGAGTTATCACGTATTATGCTCGCACTTAAAGCGATATTTGCCCGAATGGAGCAGATACCGGTTCTTATTTTTGACGAAGTGGATACCGGGGTGAGCGGCAGGGCGGCTCAGGCTATTGCGGAGAAATTATCTTACTTATCTGAAAACTGTCAGGTGTTTTCCATCACTCATCTTCCGCAAGTGGCTTGTATGGCTGATGTTCATTTTTACATTCATAAAGAAATTCATGATGACCGGACTTTTACCAAAGTGGAAGATTTGAACGAAAATGGACGAATTCGAGAGCTTGCACGAATGCTAGGCGGCGTAGAAGTTACGGATACAACCTTACATCATGCACAAGAAATGATTGACATGGCAAAAGTCAAAAAAACAAGGAATGTCTAG
- the spoIVB gene encoding SpoIVB peptidase — MLKKDQIRKWIGLMLVFFVCLVSFSTPFQNFASFPETLRIFSGQGKQLHLTMPVHAQLKVVDPNIVQVNGQAQHSFQVNLKNPISLQSGHSGQTEMQLNLFGRIPLKTVKVQVVPDLKVIPGGQTIGVKIKSAGILVVGHHLVTADKGQKISPGEEAKIHVGDYITHINGNPSNDVTKIARIVNEAGKSSKPLDLSITRGNQKLNIKLKPAYDVSEKSYRLGLYIRDSAAGVGTLTFYAPKQGVYGALGHVITDMDTQTPITVGNGEIVHSNVTSIAKSQNGEPGEKHAQIFKDSKVIGNIEKNTPFGIFGNMKQPPDHSFSDKAIPVAFAEEVKEGPAQIYTVLNGQKVEKFDIEVVHVSKQQYPATKGMVIKITDPRLLEKTGGIVQGMSGSPIIQNGKMIGAVTHVFVNDPTSGYGCFIEWMLQDSGIMLKNTVKPKELKAG, encoded by the coding sequence ATGTTGAAAAAAGACCAAATAAGAAAATGGATTGGTCTAATGCTCGTTTTCTTCGTGTGCCTGGTAAGTTTTTCGACCCCGTTCCAGAATTTTGCCTCATTCCCTGAAACATTAAGAATTTTCAGCGGTCAAGGCAAACAGCTACACCTTACGATGCCGGTTCATGCCCAACTGAAAGTGGTTGACCCGAACATTGTTCAGGTGAACGGTCAGGCGCAGCACTCATTTCAAGTTAATTTGAAAAATCCCATCTCATTGCAGTCGGGTCATTCAGGTCAAACGGAAATGCAGTTAAACTTATTTGGCCGAATCCCCCTCAAGACTGTCAAGGTGCAAGTCGTACCGGATCTTAAAGTCATTCCCGGGGGACAAACTATTGGCGTCAAGATTAAATCGGCAGGTATCCTTGTAGTGGGGCATCATTTGGTTACGGCCGATAAAGGACAAAAAATATCTCCTGGAGAGGAAGCTAAAATTCATGTAGGTGATTATATCACCCACATTAATGGAAATCCTTCCAACGATGTTACTAAAATTGCCCGAATCGTAAACGAAGCCGGCAAAAGTTCTAAGCCGCTGGATTTGTCTATTACACGGGGAAATCAAAAACTGAATATCAAACTGAAGCCCGCATATGATGTATCGGAAAAATCCTATCGGCTTGGCTTGTATATCAGAGATTCTGCGGCGGGAGTTGGAACTCTGACTTTTTATGCTCCAAAACAAGGTGTATATGGTGCACTGGGACATGTTATTACAGATATGGACACCCAGACACCGATAACTGTGGGGAATGGGGAAATTGTTCATTCTAATGTAACTTCCATCGCTAAAAGCCAAAATGGAGAACCTGGCGAAAAACATGCCCAAATTTTTAAAGACAGTAAAGTCATAGGAAATATTGAAAAAAATACGCCTTTTGGTATTTTTGGAAACATGAAGCAGCCGCCGGACCATAGTTTTTCCGATAAAGCTATTCCCGTTGCTTTTGCCGAGGAAGTTAAGGAAGGACCTGCGCAAATTTATACGGTATTAAACGGACAAAAAGTGGAGAAGTTTGATATTGAAGTTGTTCATGTATCCAAGCAGCAATACCCGGCTACTAAAGGAATGGTTATCAAAATAACAGATCCCCGGCTGCTCGAAAAAACCGGAGGAATTGTACAAGGAATGAGCGGCAGTCCTATCATCCAGAACGGGAAAATGATCGGTGCTGTAACCCACGTCTTTGTTAACGACCCTACAAGCGGATATGGCTGTTTCATTGAATGGATGCTTCAAGACTCAGGGATTATGCTTAAAAACACCGTGAAACCAAAAGAACTAAAGGCCGGTTAG
- the spo0A gene encoding sporulation transcription factor Spo0A, with protein sequence MQKIQVLLADDNREFTQLLSEFIGEQEDMEVMAVAYNGNEVLRLFEQNEIPDVLILDIIMPHLDGLGVLEKLREMNLTPAPKIIMLTAFGQENITQKAVQLGASYYILKPFDMEVLTNRIRQLVGNQPSLTSAISNKANIVQMPKGKNLDANITTIIHEIGVPAHIKGYQYLREAITMVYNNIEILGAITKTLYPAIAEKYKTTPSRVERAIRHAIEVAWTRGNIDSISYIFGYTVNISKSKPTNSEFIAMVADKLRIEHKVS encoded by the coding sequence TTGCAGAAGATTCAAGTGTTATTGGCGGATGATAATCGAGAGTTTACCCAATTGCTTTCCGAGTTTATTGGAGAGCAGGAAGACATGGAAGTGATGGCTGTTGCTTACAACGGAAATGAAGTATTGCGTTTATTCGAGCAGAATGAAATACCGGATGTACTGATTTTGGATATCATTATGCCCCATCTGGACGGCCTAGGGGTACTGGAGAAACTTCGTGAGATGAATTTGACTCCTGCTCCCAAAATCATAATGCTGACAGCATTCGGTCAGGAGAACATCACTCAAAAAGCGGTTCAGCTTGGGGCGTCCTATTATATACTGAAACCATTTGATATGGAAGTGTTAACTAACCGAATCCGCCAGCTAGTTGGAAACCAGCCTTCCCTCACTTCAGCCATTTCAAACAAAGCGAATATAGTGCAAATGCCTAAGGGTAAAAATTTGGATGCAAATATCACCACGATCATACATGAAATCGGCGTACCTGCACATATTAAAGGATATCAGTATCTGCGTGAAGCCATTACAATGGTGTATAACAATATCGAAATATTAGGGGCAATTACAAAAACCCTTTATCCGGCTATTGCAGAAAAATATAAAACCACACCAAGCCGCGTGGAGCGCGCTATTCGGCATGCAATTGAAGTTGCCTGGACACGCGGAAATATCGACAGCATCAGTTATATTTTTGGATACACGGTAAATATCAGCAAATCCAAACCGACAAACAGCGAATTCATCGCAATGGTAGCGGATAAATTGCGGATTGAGCATAAAGTTTCTTGA